GGTCCTGGTGGCGGCCTTCAACGTGGTGAGCAACCTCATCATGCTGGCGGTGGAGAAGACGAAGGACATCGGCGTGATGCTGAGCTTCGGGGTCAAGCGGGGCCAGGTGAGGGGGGTCTTCCTGACCGTGGGGATGGTCCTGGGCGGCCTGGGGACGGTGGTGGGCGGCGCGGTCGGCGCCGTGCTGGCCTGGCTTCTGGAGAAGTACAAGTTCATCCACCTCACGGCGGAAATCTACAACATGGACCATCTGCCGGCGGTGGTGAGCTGGGGCGACGTGGTGCTGATCGGCGCCGTCGCCATGTTGATAACCCTCCTTTCGACCCTTTACCCCGCCTGGCGGGCCAGCCGGCTGGATCCCCTGGAGGCCATCCGCTATGAATGAGGCCCTGCTGGAGGCCCGCGGGGTGGAGCGCTTCTTCCAGGACGGCGAGCGCCGCCTGGAGGTCC
The sequence above is a segment of the bacterium genome. Coding sequences within it:
- a CDS encoding FtsX-like permease family protein translates to VLVAAFNVVSNLIMLAVEKTKDIGVMLSFGVKRGQVRGVFLTVGMVLGGLGTVVGGAVGAVLAWLLEKYKFIHLTAEIYNMDHLPAVVSWGDVVLIGAVAMLITLLSTLYPAWRASRLDPLEAIRYE